From Sporosarcina sp. Marseille-Q4943, the proteins below share one genomic window:
- a CDS encoding alpha/beta hydrolase, with product MALEKLRKFVIVCGGSIVVLIVLLLAIRSVNQLFVKDKGEDLVRNGGISEVVELQVNDTKQFLLIEGKDLNKPVLLILHGGPGQPFPFGVSARAAFPELTENFVAVYYDQRGSGKSYSKDIPIETMNINQFVEDTNVIVDYLTERFHTEKVLVVGTSWGTIVGTKYSIQHPEKVTAYIGISQFVNFKENQIRARDWLLNIAISNGDEKMRKDLESFGEPLYIGKPEERLMKYIGEYGGENYGDDEVHKADIAGWLGTSLVSPDYTLGDLYKALVSGATFSLKEAKDLQAEMNEINFISEVEELKMPVYIFQGVHDKITNYELAKEYTEKIEAPAGKEFIILEQSAHYPNGNDLKMIFEKLKEIASN from the coding sequence ATGGCTTTGGAGAAGTTAAGAAAGTTTGTGATTGTATGTGGGGGTTCTATTGTTGTATTAATAGTTCTACTACTAGCAATTCGGTCAGTAAACCAGTTGTTTGTTAAGGACAAAGGGGAAGACTTAGTAAGGAATGGCGGAATTAGCGAGGTTGTTGAGTTACAGGTCAATGACACCAAACAGTTCTTGTTAATAGAGGGAAAGGACTTAAATAAACCGGTGCTACTAATTTTACATGGAGGTCCTGGTCAGCCTTTTCCATTTGGTGTAAGTGCTAGGGCCGCTTTTCCTGAGCTTACCGAAAACTTCGTTGCAGTTTACTATGACCAAAGGGGTTCTGGTAAGAGTTACAGCAAGGACATTCCCATAGAAACAATGAACATTAATCAGTTTGTTGAAGATACGAATGTAATTGTAGATTATTTAACGGAGCGATTTCATACCGAAAAAGTCTTGGTAGTAGGTACTTCCTGGGGAACAATTGTAGGAACAAAATATAGTATTCAACACCCCGAGAAGGTGACTGCTTATATTGGTATTTCACAGTTTGTTAATTTTAAGGAAAACCAAATTCGAGCAAGAGACTGGTTATTGAATATTGCGATCAGTAATGGTGACGAAAAAATGCGTAAAGATCTGGAATCCTTTGGGGAACCGTTGTATATAGGAAAACCAGAAGAAAGGTTAATGAAGTATATAGGGGAATATGGAGGAGAAAATTACGGTGACGATGAGGTTCATAAAGCGGATATAGCGGGTTGGTTAGGAACATCACTAGTTTCCCCTGATTACACTTTAGGGGACCTTTATAAAGCATTGGTGTCGGGAGCAACCTTCAGCCTAAAAGAGGCAAAGGATTTACAAGCAGAGATGAATGAAATAAATTTTATTTCAGAGGTAGAGGAACTGAAAATGCCTGTTTATATTTTTCAAGGTGTACACGACAAAATAACAAATTATGAGCTTGCAAAAGAGTATACTGAAAAAATTGAAGCACCTGCCGGAAAAGAGTTTATCATACTCGAGCAGTCCGCACATTATCCTAATGGGAATGATTTAAAAATGATCTTTGAAAAGTTAAAGGAAATTGCATCTAATTAA
- a CDS encoding staygreen family protein, translating to MVKFNPEKLFVQYRHGINTMQPVIPRRYTLTHSDDTGDLFLTIGNEFAWDKVNTKMRDEALGEWMSNGECLYFYVYLYIDQGEYSQNASAKRNEVFRRELPLALTAIRYGDKLLFNKCPNLDNATIIVNFKSTYPQFARQENWGTFSSFSNI from the coding sequence TTGGTCAAGTTCAACCCAGAAAAACTATTCGTTCAATATAGGCATGGTATTAATACAATGCAACCTGTCATTCCAAGGCGTTACACACTTACTCACTCAGATGATACGGGAGATCTATTTCTAACGATTGGAAATGAGTTTGCTTGGGATAAAGTTAATACGAAGATGAGAGATGAGGCCTTAGGTGAATGGATGAGTAATGGGGAATGCTTATATTTCTATGTATATTTATACATAGACCAGGGAGAATACAGTCAAAATGCTTCCGCAAAACGCAATGAAGTATTTAGACGTGAGTTACCACTTGCACTAACAGCTATTCGATATGGCGATAAATTACTATTTAATAAATGCCCTAACCTCGATAACGCTACTATCATCGTTAACTTTAAATCCACTTATCCTCAATTTGCTAGGCAAGAGAATTGGGGGACATTCAGTAGTTTTTCTAACATTTAG
- a CDS encoding YbjQ family protein, with translation MMIVTTENIANHQITEVLGPVFGLTVRARGIGKDIAAAFKGLVGGEINQYTEMLEDARKQAMDRMVKNATAMGANAIIMMRFDSGEIGQNMSEIVAYGTAVIVEKR, from the coding sequence ATGATGATCGTAACAACTGAAAATATTGCTAATCACCAAATTACAGAAGTGTTAGGTCCCGTATTTGGTTTAACCGTAAGAGCAAGAGGAATTGGTAAAGATATTGCTGCTGCCTTTAAGGGGCTAGTAGGTGGAGAAATAAATCAATATACGGAAATGCTTGAAGATGCCAGAAAACAAGCAATGGATCGTATGGTGAAAAATGCCACTGCAATGGGTGCAAACGCTATTATCATGATGCGTTTTGACTCAGGTGAAATCGGTCAAAATATGAGTGAAATCGTAGCCTATGGAACAGCAGTCATTGTAGAAAAGAGATAA
- a CDS encoding cytosine permease: protein MGKGHISVTQEEVKLFKSRGYDNEDLLPKTKDKRNMKVGNYFTLWMGNLHNIPNYAAAGGFLVLGLAPINIMLALVLGAILTAVFMAFNGKAGSKYGIPFSMHLRATYGEAGAKIPGFLRGIVVAIGWFGLQTFVGSQALLIIFGKLWPGFLEIGGSYTFFGIGMPGLISFIIFWSANLALSISGSSFLNKFNTLLTVLIYVLFFSMGIWGVIVGGGFGNILSYSVEGTNQDISPLFAYMMIINAVLAFWAAPGVSAADFTQNATSTKDQMVGQGLSLIVGYVIFAFTSMSILIGSSIHYGVEQWDVLNVINHWDSLPAILFAMLILLLITVNSNATANITPAAFQLTALFPKWINYRRGVIIACLLGFAIMPWKLMENPDSIYTFLNGIGAILGPVSGVMIYQYFFVFKQEINLNELYYDMKDMKTINKFRGINKNAYIATILGVLVSLSGNLIPTLSIFTDLSWISGFITALVSYGVLVKFFAKK, encoded by the coding sequence ATGGGTAAGGGACATATTAGTGTAACTCAAGAAGAAGTTAAGTTATTCAAGTCAAGAGGTTACGATAACGAGGATTTATTACCGAAAACTAAAGATAAACGCAATATGAAGGTTGGTAACTATTTCACGCTGTGGATGGGTAATTTGCATAACATTCCAAACTATGCTGCAGCTGGTGGTTTCTTAGTTTTAGGTTTAGCTCCTATTAATATCATGCTTGCTTTAGTTTTAGGTGCCATACTTACGGCGGTATTTATGGCCTTTAATGGAAAAGCTGGTTCAAAATACGGTATTCCATTTTCGATGCATTTACGGGCAACTTACGGAGAGGCTGGAGCTAAGATACCCGGTTTCTTAAGAGGTATCGTAGTCGCTATAGGTTGGTTTGGTTTACAAACTTTCGTAGGATCCCAAGCCCTGCTAATTATTTTCGGTAAGCTTTGGCCTGGATTTCTAGAAATTGGTGGAAGCTATACTTTCTTTGGTATTGGTATGCCAGGACTAATATCATTTATCATCTTTTGGTCAGCGAACCTTGCATTAAGTATTAGTGGAAGCAGTTTCCTAAACAAATTCAATACTTTGTTAACGGTCTTGATTTATGTTTTGTTCTTCTCCATGGGAATTTGGGGAGTCATTGTTGGTGGTGGCTTTGGTAATATCTTGAGCTATTCTGTTGAAGGAACAAACCAAGATATAAGCCCTCTATTTGCTTACATGATGATCATTAATGCTGTGTTGGCATTTTGGGCGGCACCAGGGGTTAGCGCTGCTGATTTTACACAAAACGCAACTTCAACTAAAGATCAAATGGTAGGACAAGGATTAAGCTTGATTGTTGGTTACGTTATTTTTGCTTTTACCAGTATGTCTATTCTTATTGGTAGTTCTATTCATTATGGCGTGGAACAATGGGATGTGCTAAATGTAATTAATCATTGGGATAGTTTACCGGCCATTCTTTTTGCAATGCTAATCTTATTGTTGATAACTGTAAACTCGAATGCTACGGCTAACATCACTCCAGCCGCATTTCAGCTAACAGCACTCTTCCCTAAATGGATAAATTATCGAAGAGGTGTAATAATCGCTTGCTTGTTGGGATTCGCGATTATGCCGTGGAAGTTGATGGAAAATCCAGATAGTATTTATACGTTCTTAAACGGAATAGGTGCTATTTTAGGTCCTGTATCTGGTGTAATGATTTATCAATATTTCTTTGTTTTTAAACAAGAGATCAATCTTAACGAGCTATATTATGATATGAAAGATATGAAAACTATCAATAAATTTCGCGGAATTAACAAGAATGCATATATCGCAACCATTCTTGGGGTGCTAGTATCTCTAAGTGGTAATCTTATCCCGACCCTTTCGATTTTTACTGATCTTTCTTGGATAAGTGGTTTTATCACAGCATTAGTATCGTACGGGGTTCTTGTTAAGTTTTTCGCAAAAAAATAA
- a CDS encoding amidase, whose product MVPTNMLNNARLTVSDQPPYDALQSFVRENHIALKGSGKGNLEGLVFGVKDVFKILGSTYSNGHPEWLQTNGPDDFTSSIVTKTLSAGADLVGKTICDELCYSISGENWNYGSPINPHDPRRFTGGSSSGTGAATAGGLVDFAYGSDCLGSVRVPASYNGVLGIRPTYGRVANDGEAPYCESMDVLGYVARNSDVFRRVSKEVLGNDSKKVTFNRLLIADDCFDSINKDVVEALQPAVNHLKQHFEVVENIKVSPNGLEEWTEIFRIIQGYEVWESYGGWVRKYRPNLSSGPKERLEWASTITMSEYKEALNKRQAVIERVKDILPEGTLLCLPTAASVAPLRSSSLEEINATRAQSTKLLCISPLSGTPQVTLPLVKQHEVPLGISLIGAHDCDLQLAEFAADLVDSYSNANHKILGR is encoded by the coding sequence ATGGTTCCTACTAACATGTTAAATAATGCTCGCTTAACTGTCTCTGATCAGCCACCTTATGATGCGCTACAGTCGTTTGTTCGTGAAAACCACATCGCTTTGAAAGGGTCTGGTAAAGGGAATCTCGAGGGACTTGTATTTGGAGTTAAAGATGTTTTTAAAATCTTAGGAAGCACTTATAGTAATGGCCACCCAGAATGGTTACAGACTAATGGTCCAGATGATTTTACTTCTAGTATTGTCACTAAAACGTTATCTGCAGGAGCAGATTTAGTTGGGAAAACGATTTGTGATGAGCTTTGTTACAGTATAAGTGGTGAAAATTGGAATTACGGTTCTCCAATCAACCCTCACGACCCAAGACGCTTTACAGGAGGGTCTTCGAGCGGGACGGGCGCAGCTACAGCTGGAGGTTTAGTAGATTTTGCTTACGGAAGCGACTGCCTAGGGTCTGTTCGGGTCCCTGCAAGTTACAATGGAGTATTAGGTATTCGTCCTACTTATGGACGTGTTGCCAATGATGGAGAGGCTCCGTATTGTGAGAGCATGGACGTTCTCGGATATGTTGCTAGAAATTCCGATGTTTTTAGACGGGTTTCCAAAGAAGTATTAGGTAATGACAGTAAAAAAGTGACGTTTAATAGGTTGCTCATTGCTGACGATTGTTTTGATTCGATCAACAAAGATGTTGTAGAGGCATTACAGCCTGCTGTCAACCATCTTAAACAACATTTTGAAGTAGTTGAAAATATAAAAGTGAGTCCGAATGGTTTGGAAGAATGGACGGAAATTTTTAGGATTATTCAAGGATATGAAGTTTGGGAAAGTTACGGTGGTTGGGTAAGGAAATACCGTCCGAATCTCTCATCAGGTCCAAAAGAACGATTAGAGTGGGCATCTACAATTACTATGAGCGAATATAAAGAAGCATTGAATAAAAGACAAGCTGTTATTGAAAGAGTTAAAGACATTTTACCAGAAGGAACACTACTATGCTTACCTACAGCTGCCTCTGTAGCACCTTTAAGAAGTAGCTCTTTAGAAGAAATAAATGCAACACGTGCACAATCGACTAAATTATTATGTATTTCACCTTTATCCGGTACACCACAAGTAACACTGCCATTAGTTAAACAGCACGAAGTGCCACTTGGTATTTCTTTAATCGGAGCTCATGATTGTGATTTACAGTTAGCCGAATTTGCTGCGGATTTAGTCGATAGTTATAGTAATGCCAATCATAAAATTTTAGGTAGATAA
- a CDS encoding amidohydrolase family protein has product MGNLIIRNAHIKDGEAQKDIKIIDGKIVEIAAHIQNDNNLEEIDAKGNAVLPTLIESHIHPDKAFLEDRKPNISGTLEEALKNTAELKKLYTYDDVKKRAEKVLRWSVLNGTTIMRAHPDVDPFEKTLGVEVLLDLKEKYKEVLDLQIVAFPQEGIIQSPGVLEMMEESIKMGADVVGGCPYSEKTMEDTKKQLEIVFDLAEKYNLPIDMHADFGTDANDPQNTCIELICDMTIERGYQGRVAIGHVTTLGSLDPEVAAPIFDKIAKADVSIVPLPVTDMFMTGRTERKNIPRGMAPVLSMMERGVNLAYSSNNIRNAFTPFGNADLIAVGYLLQVSQQMGSADQRRAVLDMVTYNAAKAIGVRDTYGIEVGKNADIVIYDCDDLSNLINDQPLVRYVIKNGKVIVQNELSRKMASVLMGD; this is encoded by the coding sequence ATGGGTAATTTAATTATACGAAATGCGCATATCAAAGATGGTGAAGCTCAAAAAGATATCAAAATCATTGACGGAAAAATTGTAGAAATAGCCGCTCACATTCAAAATGACAATAACTTAGAAGAAATTGATGCAAAAGGCAATGCTGTATTACCAACTCTAATTGAAAGTCATATCCATCCTGATAAAGCATTTCTTGAAGATCGCAAACCTAATATATCAGGTACTTTAGAGGAAGCACTGAAGAATACGGCTGAATTAAAGAAATTATATACATATGATGATGTGAAAAAACGAGCTGAAAAGGTATTAAGATGGTCGGTGTTAAACGGGACCACAATAATGAGAGCGCATCCTGATGTGGATCCTTTTGAGAAAACACTTGGAGTAGAAGTACTTCTAGATTTAAAAGAAAAGTATAAAGAAGTACTAGATTTGCAAATCGTTGCATTTCCTCAAGAAGGCATTATTCAATCTCCAGGCGTACTGGAGATGATGGAGGAATCCATCAAAATGGGTGCTGATGTAGTTGGCGGCTGTCCTTATAGTGAAAAAACAATGGAAGATACTAAAAAACAACTAGAAATCGTTTTTGATTTGGCGGAAAAATACAACTTGCCGATTGATATGCATGCCGATTTTGGTACGGATGCGAATGATCCACAAAATACATGCATCGAGTTAATTTGCGATATGACAATCGAACGAGGATATCAAGGTAGAGTTGCAATCGGACATGTTACAACATTAGGGTCACTTGATCCCGAAGTGGCAGCACCTATTTTTGACAAAATTGCTAAAGCAGATGTTTCAATCGTTCCATTACCAGTAACGGATATGTTTATGACGGGACGCACTGAGAGAAAAAATATTCCTCGTGGTATGGCACCTGTATTGTCAATGATGGAGCGTGGAGTAAATCTTGCTTATTCTTCCAATAATATTCGCAATGCATTTACACCATTCGGTAATGCGGACTTAATCGCTGTTGGCTACTTATTGCAGGTTTCACAACAAATGGGTTCTGCGGATCAACGTCGTGCAGTATTAGATATGGTCACATATAACGCAGCGAAGGCAATAGGGGTCAGGGATACTTACGGCATAGAAGTTGGTAAGAATGCTGATATCGTTATCTACGATTGTGATGATTTGAGCAATTTAATCAATGATCAACCTTTAGTCCGCTATGTTATTAAAAATGGTAAGGTCATTGTCCAAAATGAATTATCACGTAAGATGGCATCTGTTTTAATGGGAGATTAA
- a CDS encoding SDR family NAD(P)-dependent oxidoreductase yields the protein MLQEKVALITGAASGLGRAQAIEYAKEGAKVILNDVNAEGLAETEKLIKDQNGTVLSIIADISKRVDVQIMINKALEEFGTVDICVNNAAILADFKASLDITEDEWDRIMAVNVKAVYLLTNALLPHMLEKGKGTFINVASIGGTIAGVGDAAYITSKHALVGYTKQLAFNYAKDGIRAVSLCPGLTDTPMVRYAIDQEHPAVVRQIASIPSERIGRSEDVAYFSAYLASDRATHINGVEMKIDGGQSIG from the coding sequence TTGTTACAAGAGAAAGTTGCATTAATTACAGGCGCTGCATCAGGACTAGGTAGAGCACAGGCAATTGAGTATGCAAAAGAAGGTGCCAAGGTAATCCTTAACGATGTGAATGCAGAAGGTTTAGCTGAAACAGAGAAACTAATTAAAGACCAGAATGGCACTGTACTTAGTATTATTGCTGACATTTCTAAAAGAGTAGATGTTCAGATTATGATTAATAAAGCGCTTGAAGAGTTTGGAACAGTTGATATTTGTGTGAATAACGCCGCTATTTTGGCGGATTTTAAAGCATCTCTAGATATTACTGAAGATGAATGGGATAGAATCATGGCTGTGAACGTTAAAGCAGTCTATTTACTAACAAATGCGCTTTTGCCACATATGCTTGAAAAAGGGAAGGGAACATTCATTAATGTCGCTTCAATTGGAGGAACAATTGCTGGTGTTGGAGACGCAGCATACATTACTTCTAAGCACGCACTTGTTGGATACACGAAACAGCTTGCTTTCAATTATGCGAAAGATGGAATTCGTGCTGTTTCACTTTGTCCAGGATTAACCGATACTCCAATGGTCCGCTATGCAATCGATCAAGAACATCCTGCAGTTGTTCGACAAATAGCTAGTATTCCATCTGAACGTATTGGCCGCTCTGAAGATGTTGCCTATTTTTCAGCCTATTTAGCAAGTGACAGAGCTACGCATATCAATGGTGTTGAAATGAAAATTGATGGTGGACAATCAATTGGATAA
- the rlmH gene encoding 23S rRNA (pseudouridine(1915)-N(3))-methyltransferase RlmH, with amino-acid sequence MNITIVSVGKLKEKYLKMGIDEYAKRLGAYAKIDLVEVADEKAPESLSEADMDIVKKKEADRILAKINPDAYVIALAIEGKMKTSEELAAGMESLMTYGRSKVAFVIGGSLGLHNDVLKRADELLSFSKMTFPHQLMKLVLLEQVYRGFRIIKGEPYHK; translated from the coding sequence GTGAATATTACAATTGTGTCAGTTGGCAAACTAAAAGAAAAATATTTGAAAATGGGCATCGATGAATACGCCAAACGACTCGGCGCCTATGCAAAAATTGATCTTGTTGAAGTGGCGGACGAGAAGGCACCCGAGTCATTGAGTGAAGCCGATATGGATATCGTCAAGAAAAAGGAAGCCGATCGGATTCTTGCAAAAATTAATCCGGATGCGTACGTCATTGCTCTTGCAATTGAGGGGAAGATGAAAACGAGCGAGGAATTGGCGGCGGGGATGGAGTCGTTGATGACGTACGGGCGAAGCAAAGTCGCCTTTGTCATCGGTGGGTCTCTCGGATTACATAATGATGTATTGAAACGGGCGGATGAGTTATTGTCGTTCTCAAAGATGACGTTCCCGCATCAGTTGATGAAATTGGTGTTGTTGGAGCAGGTGTATCGGGGATTTCGGATTATTAAAGGGGAACCATACCATAAATAG
- a CDS encoding CxxH/CxxC protein encodes MKLFSCETHINHALDVFVAKEETFPIMEKIEEEKNLSTKCEYCDTPASYIVANG; translated from the coding sequence ATGAAATTATTTAGCTGTGAAACCCATATCAATCATGCACTTGACGTGTTTGTCGCAAAAGAGGAAACGTTTCCGATCATGGAAAAAATCGAGGAAGAGAAAAACTTATCCACAAAATGCGAGTACTGTGACACACCCGCATCGTATATTGTGGCGAACGGATAA
- a CDS encoding S1C family serine protease codes for MDEFNQRPGNEEEKPVIQEPERREEPPRYSERPAKPKRRGGFLPALFGAILGGLIVWFLMNSAFNKEKVTPQVGSETTGENNLTSERVSMDINTDVTDIVSDVADTVVGITNLQTVRDFWSSAERTREGSGSGVIYKKEGDKAYIVTNHHVVENAEELEITFDDGTKADGKLVGSDMWTDLAVVEIDASHVKTVIEFGDSDALKRGETVIAIGNPLGLGFAGSVTMGIVSGKDRSIPMDFDQNGTVDWQADVLQTDAAINPGNSGGALINMAGQLVGINSMKISESTVEGIGLAIPINIAVPIIKDLETTGTVQRPTMGVSLFNLEDVPSSERRGVLKLPEDIAGGVIVTQVFRNTPAEAAGVKQYDVIVEMDGKKIIDMVGLRKHLYNDKRVGDTMKMKVYRDGKLIEIEMELRDGNTF; via the coding sequence ATGGACGAATTCAATCAAAGACCCGGCAATGAGGAAGAAAAGCCGGTCATCCAAGAACCAGAAAGGCGTGAAGAACCGCCAAGATACAGCGAAAGACCAGCCAAGCCGAAACGCCGTGGCGGATTTCTGCCAGCCCTTTTCGGTGCAATACTCGGAGGGCTCATCGTCTGGTTCCTTATGAATTCTGCTTTCAACAAGGAGAAAGTGACACCACAAGTCGGCAGCGAGACGACAGGTGAGAACAACCTGACGAGCGAGCGGGTATCCATGGATATTAATACGGATGTCACCGATATTGTATCTGATGTCGCAGATACGGTTGTTGGCATCACCAATTTGCAGACAGTACGTGACTTCTGGTCGTCGGCTGAAAGGACGCGCGAAGGCAGCGGTTCCGGAGTCATCTATAAGAAGGAAGGCGACAAAGCCTATATTGTTACAAACCATCACGTCGTGGAAAACGCGGAAGAGTTGGAAATTACGTTCGATGATGGAACGAAGGCTGATGGAAAACTTGTCGGCAGCGATATGTGGACTGACTTGGCCGTCGTGGAAATCGATGCGTCCCATGTTAAAACAGTTATCGAGTTCGGCGACTCGGATGCATTGAAGCGTGGAGAAACGGTCATAGCCATTGGTAACCCGCTCGGCCTTGGCTTTGCAGGTTCTGTAACGATGGGGATCGTCTCCGGGAAGGACCGATCGATTCCGATGGATTTCGATCAGAATGGGACGGTCGACTGGCAGGCGGACGTCCTGCAAACAGACGCCGCCATCAACCCAGGCAATTCAGGCGGTGCGCTCATCAATATGGCGGGCCAACTCGTCGGTATCAACTCAATGAAAATTTCGGAGTCGACCGTGGAAGGGATCGGTCTAGCAATTCCAATCAATATTGCAGTGCCGATCATTAAAGACCTTGAAACGACCGGCACGGTTCAGCGGCCGACAATGGGCGTCAGCCTCTTTAATTTGGAAGATGTGCCTTCCTCGGAACGAAGAGGAGTATTGAAACTGCCGGAGGATATAGCTGGGGGAGTCATCGTCACCCAAGTATTCCGCAACACACCAGCGGAAGCGGCAGGCGTAAAGCAGTATGATGTCATTGTGGAAATGGACGGGAAGAAGATCATTGACATGGTCGGCTTGCGAAAACACCTCTACAATGATAAAAGAGTCGGTGACACGATGAAGATGAAAGTGTACCGTGACGGTAAGCTGATTGAAATCGAGATGGAATTACGCGACGGCAATACATTCTAA